From Afipia carboxidovorans OM5, one genomic window encodes:
- a CDS encoding phasin, whose translation MSNQFFAVTPFQIPEPFRAFAENGVNQARDGYQKFKAAAESNNEALEAAYASATKGASGFGAKLVEIAQTNVTSSFDFAQSLFGVTSLPEALELVSAHARKQFEALTAQSQELAELGQKVATETVEPIKASVTKAFQNVA comes from the coding sequence ATGAGCAACCAATTCTTTGCCGTGACCCCGTTCCAGATTCCCGAGCCGTTCCGTGCGTTCGCCGAGAACGGCGTCAACCAGGCCCGTGACGGCTACCAGAAGTTCAAGGCCGCGGCCGAGAGCAACAATGAAGCGCTGGAAGCGGCTTATGCGTCCGCGACCAAGGGTGCGAGTGGTTTCGGCGCCAAGCTCGTCGAGATTGCCCAGACCAACGTGACCTCGTCGTTCGACTTCGCTCAGTCGCTTTTCGGCGTGACTTCGCTACCGGAAGCGCTGGAACTGGTGAGCGCCCATGCCCGCAAGCAGTTCGAAGCGCTGACCGCGCAGTCGCAGGAGCTGGCCGAACTCGGCCAGAAGGTTGCGACCGAGACCGTCGAGCCGATCAAGGCGAGCGTGACCAAGGCTTTCCAAAACGTCGCCTGA
- a CDS encoding phasin family protein, translated as MADNTRFEIPQEMRSMAEASFDQARKAFESFLGQAHQTASALSGTGEAARANAKDITTKAISFAEKNVQASLNYAQQLVHASDLTEIMRLHSEYVQAQMKALAEQASEMGQAVTRAAMDTTKPR; from the coding sequence ATGGCTGACAACACTCGTTTCGAAATTCCTCAGGAAATGCGTTCGATGGCCGAAGCGAGCTTCGATCAGGCCCGCAAGGCGTTCGAGAGCTTCCTCGGGCAGGCGCACCAGACCGCAAGCGCGCTGTCCGGGACCGGCGAGGCCGCCCGCGCCAACGCCAAGGACATCACCACCAAGGCGATCTCCTTTGCCGAGAAGAACGTGCAGGCCTCGCTCAACTACGCCCAGCAACTCGTCCATGCCTCGGACCTCACCGAGATCATGCGGCTCCACTCCGAATATGTGCAGGCGCAGATGAAGGCCTTGGCCGAGCAGGCCTCGGAAATGGGCCAGGCCGTGACGCGGGCCGCGATGGATACGACAAAGCCACGTTAA
- a CDS encoding sensor histidine kinase, translated as MPTADFSLLAIHDERLAALSLAAAPAWVWSTDGEHLLWANAAGCAFFGADNEAALLAKHFGPADPHRRQVKQLAPRLSSSGALRLERLRGFGAPLGGLMTCGCAKVSLRGTEGILIAAELPWTRVPAFSERVAALIESIEQPAIAFAEGRPLAANSAARMLGDLTSVAPRLLDGVREADIKQGSTTLDTPLGPATLHRAGSGAESALILLLPSAAVPAPVAAPAQPDKPVDAAPAPVAGTAANGDAAASRAAAGNEPAAPGFAMPDDTPMDDSAAPETSSGMAPAAPSELLPLPDDPAVRRRHPLRFTWAMDAEGRFSLGSDEFTHLIGVQTTAAFSRKWSEVSTELTLDPEDHVAQAVATRATFSGILLHWPVDGVSGRLPVELSGLPVYGRDRTFAGYRGFGICRDLDGLTRLAAQRRRDALFGSTPATAPASQTHEQPEAQEPVAIAEMHEPPAHEPPTHEAEPETIEAIEAPANVVPFRPANDDGPTLALTPGETNAFQELARQLSARLESEVEQRRSALHAEEADDSTAEQPHDDAIFDTEEDATPDEASTQLRRPAPSQNTSLIDRLPLGVLIYRADRLLHANATFLAATGYASLAALNKDGGLGALYVGPGVADVSAADDGTPIKVSTLAMGEDNGRNARLHTIDWDGESALALILSPDSPQPQAEHAAPVAIAEPPPPAEARIEADELATILETTAEGVVMFDGDGRVIACNRSAEALFSRDGTDLEGQNLIELFAPESQRAVLDYLEDIKSDAMESLFEQGRDVLGRAPDGGAMALSVTMGRTRPGRARYFAVFRDKPPPAFTAPVASPLRAAEQAKRADEKAASAKADLLARLSHEVRAPVSAIIGFADVMIEERFGALGNERYIDYMKDIRASGERVISIIDDMLDLSRIESGKLDLDFTPQDLNALVEQCVGMMQPQANRERIIIRSSLTHGLPNIEADTHALRQIALTLIGTAIHLANAGGQVIVSTALTDLGEVALRIRDTGQGMNDNEIAAAMAPFRTPSPADEVAAGNGANLSRAKALIEANRGRFHIKSAPNAGTLIEAVFSQAAAQAV; from the coding sequence GTGCCTACAGCCGATTTTTCCCTGCTGGCGATCCATGACGAGCGGCTTGCGGCGCTCTCTCTCGCCGCAGCCCCCGCCTGGGTGTGGTCGACTGACGGCGAGCATCTGCTCTGGGCAAATGCCGCAGGCTGCGCTTTCTTCGGCGCGGACAACGAAGCCGCACTGCTCGCCAAGCACTTCGGCCCGGCCGATCCGCACCGCCGCCAGGTGAAGCAGTTGGCTCCGCGCCTCTCATCATCGGGGGCATTGCGGCTCGAGCGGCTGCGGGGATTCGGCGCGCCGCTCGGCGGGCTGATGACCTGCGGCTGCGCAAAAGTCTCGCTCAGGGGCACCGAGGGCATCCTGATCGCGGCCGAATTGCCGTGGACGAGAGTGCCGGCGTTCTCCGAGCGTGTCGCCGCGCTGATCGAGAGCATCGAGCAGCCCGCGATTGCTTTCGCCGAGGGACGGCCCCTCGCCGCCAACTCCGCTGCGCGGATGCTGGGCGACCTCACATCCGTCGCGCCGCGCCTTCTGGATGGCGTGCGCGAGGCCGACATCAAGCAAGGTTCGACAACTCTCGACACACCACTCGGACCCGCCACGCTCCACCGCGCCGGCAGCGGGGCAGAGAGCGCGCTGATCCTGTTACTGCCTAGCGCGGCTGTGCCTGCGCCTGTCGCGGCTCCAGCGCAGCCCGACAAACCCGTTGACGCCGCGCCCGCCCCTGTTGCCGGAACCGCCGCAAACGGCGACGCTGCGGCTTCACGCGCGGCCGCCGGGAATGAGCCGGCCGCGCCAGGATTTGCGATGCCGGACGACACCCCTATGGATGACAGCGCGGCCCCGGAGACCAGCTCCGGCATGGCCCCGGCTGCGCCGTCCGAGCTTCTCCCGCTCCCGGACGACCCCGCCGTGCGGCGGCGGCATCCGCTGCGCTTCACCTGGGCGATGGACGCCGAGGGGCGCTTTTCGCTTGGCTCCGACGAATTCACTCATCTGATCGGCGTGCAGACCACCGCGGCCTTCAGCCGGAAATGGAGCGAGGTCAGCACCGAGCTTACGCTCGATCCCGAGGATCACGTCGCACAGGCGGTGGCAACCCGCGCGACGTTCAGCGGCATTCTGCTGCACTGGCCGGTCGACGGCGTGAGCGGGCGGTTGCCGGTCGAACTGTCGGGCCTGCCGGTCTATGGCCGCGACCGCACGTTCGCGGGCTATCGTGGCTTCGGCATCTGCCGCGATCTCGACGGCCTCACCCGCCTCGCCGCGCAACGCCGCCGCGATGCGTTGTTCGGCTCGACGCCCGCCACAGCACCGGCTTCGCAGACACACGAACAGCCTGAGGCACAGGAGCCTGTTGCGATCGCGGAGATGCACGAGCCTCCTGCCCACGAGCCTCCTACGCATGAAGCTGAGCCCGAGACCATCGAGGCGATCGAAGCCCCTGCGAACGTGGTGCCGTTCCGTCCCGCGAACGACGACGGGCCGACGCTGGCTCTGACGCCGGGTGAGACCAACGCGTTTCAGGAGCTGGCGCGGCAATTGTCCGCGCGGCTGGAGAGCGAAGTAGAACAGCGGCGTAGCGCCCTGCACGCGGAAGAAGCTGACGACAGTACGGCCGAACAACCGCACGACGATGCGATTTTCGACACTGAAGAAGACGCCACGCCCGATGAGGCGTCCACGCAACTGCGGCGGCCCGCGCCATCGCAAAACACCTCGCTGATCGACCGGCTTCCGCTCGGCGTGCTGATCTATCGCGCCGATCGCCTGTTGCACGCCAACGCCACGTTTCTTGCGGCGACCGGCTATGCCTCGCTTGCCGCGCTCAACAAGGATGGCGGCCTTGGCGCGCTTTATGTTGGACCCGGCGTTGCGGATGTATCTGCTGCCGACGACGGCACACCGATCAAGGTCTCCACTCTGGCGATGGGCGAAGATAACGGCCGCAACGCGCGCCTGCACACCATCGATTGGGACGGCGAGAGCGCGCTGGCGCTGATCCTGTCCCCCGACTCCCCACAGCCGCAGGCGGAGCACGCTGCGCCTGTTGCGATAGCTGAACCACCGCCGCCCGCAGAGGCGCGCATTGAAGCGGACGAACTCGCTACCATTCTCGAGACCACCGCCGAGGGCGTCGTGATGTTCGACGGCGACGGCCGCGTCATCGCCTGCAACCGCAGCGCGGAGGCGCTGTTCAGCCGCGACGGCACCGACCTCGAAGGCCAGAACCTGATCGAACTGTTCGCGCCGGAAAGCCAGCGCGCCGTGCTCGACTATCTCGAGGACATCAAGTCCGATGCGATGGAAAGCCTGTTCGAGCAGGGCCGCGACGTGCTCGGCCGCGCACCCGACGGTGGCGCGATGGCACTCTCCGTCACCATGGGACGCACCAGGCCCGGACGCGCGCGCTATTTCGCAGTGTTCCGCGACAAGCCGCCGCCGGCTTTCACTGCGCCCGTGGCGTCGCCGCTCCGCGCCGCCGAACAGGCCAAGCGCGCCGACGAGAAAGCGGCGAGCGCCAAGGCCGATCTGCTCGCGCGACTGAGCCACGAAGTGCGCGCCCCGGTCAGTGCCATCATCGGCTTTGCCGACGTGATGATCGAGGAGCGGTTCGGCGCTCTCGGCAACGAGCGCTACATCGACTACATGAAGGACATCCGCGCCTCCGGCGAGCGCGTGATTTCCATCATCGACGACATGCTTGATCTGTCGCGGATCGAATCCGGCAAGCTCGATCTCGATTTCACACCGCAGGACCTCAACGCACTCGTCGAGCAGTGCGTCGGCATGATGCAGCCGCAGGCCAACCGCGAGCGCATCATCATCCGCTCGTCGCTGACCCATGGTCTGCCGAACATCGAAGCCGACACGCATGCGCTGCGCCAGATCGCACTGACGCTGATCGGCACCGCGATCCATCTCGCCAATGCCGGCGGGCAGGTGATCGTCTCGACCGCGCTCACCGACCTCGGCGAAGTCGCGCTGCGCATCCGCGACACCGGTCAGGGCATGAACGACAACGAAATCGCCGCGGCGATGGCACCGTTCCGCACGCCCTCTCCCGCCGATGAAGTCGCGGCCGGCAACGGCGCCAACCTGTCGCGCGCCAAGGCGCTGATCGAGGCCAACCGCGGCCGCTTCCACATCAAAAGCGCGCCGAACGCCGGTACGCTGATCGAGGCGGTGTTTTCTCAGGCCGCCGCGCAGGCGGTCTGA